ATTTTCTTTGCAATCACGGAAACTTCGCTTTCGCTGAGATTATCAACTCGCTTATCAAAAGAAATATTTACAGCGTTTAAAATATCCCTAGAACTCTTCAGCCCTATGCCATAGATATAAGTAAGCGCATACTCAACTCGTTTCTTTTTTGGCAAATCTACACCAGCAATTCTCGCCATTTTTTATCCTTGTCTTTGTTTGTGTTTGGGTGTGGAGCAAATCACTCTTACCACGCCTTTTCGCTTGATAATCTTACACTTATCACACATTTTTTTTACCGATGGTCGCACTTTCATTTATATCACTCCTTTTTGTGTCAAAATTTGTGCCTATCATTTTTGAAAACCGAGATTTTACCCAAATTTAGTTTAAAACACGCTTATTTTCACTTATATCGATAAGTGATTCTACCTTTGTCCAAACTATATGGGGTAAGCTCAATCTTTACTGTATCCCCGGGCAAAATCTTAATATAGTGCATTCGCATTTTGCCTGCAATATGACAAAGCACGATATGTCCATTATCAAGCTGCACACGAAAAGTCGCATTTGGCAATGCTTCAATCACTTTGCCATCGACTTCTATGACATCATCTTTTGCCAATCTAACCTCCTTAAGCTGTTGTTAGGATTCTAGCTTTGCCACTTTGGATAGCGATAGTATGCTCATAGTGGCTACCATTTAGCCTATCTTTTGCCACCACTGACCACTTATCCTCCAAAATCACAGGCTCGCCATCTTTTTGCGCTATCATCGGCTCTATGCAAAACACCATTCCTTCTTTGATTTTGGGACCTTGTTTTGGGTTTGGGGATTCTAGGTAATTTGGTATTTCAGGCTCATCGTGTGGCTTCCTGCCTATACCGTGCCCACAAAACCCTTTCAAAGGCACAAATCCTTTTGAATGGATAGCTTCTTCTAAAAACGAACTTAGCTCTTTAAAATGCAAGCCCACCTTGATAAAATCTATCGCTCCATAAAGCGTATCCTTGGCGCAAGCTATAAGTTCCTCATCTTTTTTGCTAATCTTGCCAATCCCCACACTTACCGCACCATCGCCATACCAACCATCACACTCCACGCCCAAATCAATGCCTAAAATATCGCCCTCTTTTAATTTGTAGTTTGTAGGGATTCCGTGAATTATGACTTCATTTAACGACAAGCAAGTGGCATTTGGGAATCCATAAAGCCCCTTAAACGCAGGTTTGCCACCACTTTGTAAAATGTGATTTTCCACCATAGAATCTAGCTCTTTTAAGCTAACTCCTGCCTTAGCGTTTTTAGAAGCAAAGTCTAGTGCGCTAGCTACGATAGCAGATGACTTCGCGATAGAATCTATCTCTTTTTTGCTACGAATGATGATAGCCAAACTAGAATCCCACCGCGCTAAGCGTTTTATATTTATTCATATAGATTTGTGCTTCTATTTTGCGCATCGTATCAATAGCTACTTGCACGACAATCAGCACTGCTGTCCCACCAAAATAAAATGGAACACCAAGTAACTTTACCAAAATCCAAGGTAGTGTAGAGACAAGTGCAAGATACAAAGAACCCCACAAAGTAAGATTATTTGCCACAGAATTCAAAAACGAAGATGTCCCCTCTCCCGGTCGCATACCGGGGATATATCCGCCTTGTCGCTTGAGGTTATCGGCAATGTCTTTTGCATTAAACACAATAGAAGAGTAAAAATACGCAAAAAACACCACAAGCACAAACATTAAAATATTGTAAAAATATTGATTTGGATTTAGAAAATCTGAAATAGCTTGGAGATATTGATTGCTAGAGGCCTGCAAAATCGTAGATGGAAACACCAAAATCGCGGAAGCAAAAATGGGTGGAATCACGCCACTAAGATTTAGCTTGATAGGAATGTAATTCATAATACGCTTATTTTGGTTTTGCATAATGACTTTGCGAGCATACGAAATGGGAATCCTGCGCTCTGCTAGTTCAATATACACGATACAGCAAATCGTAGCAATGATAATCACAGCAATAAATATGAGGCTAAGGATATTGATTTCGCCTGTATTTACTAGCTTAAATGTCGCAGCTACAGCACTTGGTATCCCAGAAACGATACCGCCAAAAATGATAAGACTAATGCCATTCCCCACACCTCTTTGGGTAATCTGCTCACCTATCCACATAAGTAGCATAGTCCCCGTAAGCATACAAAATACAGAGATTACCAAAAATTCACTCATATTGATAAGTATCGCACCATTGCTACCACCACCGATACTACGCAAACCAAATGACACACTAATGGCTTGAACGACGGTAATAAAAATAGTTACATAACGAATAATCTGCATATATTTCTGCATACCGTCGCGCTCTTTTTTCATCTTGCCAAGTGCAGGGAAAGTCGCCGCAAGTAGTTCCATAACAATAGAAGCAGTAATATAGGGCATAATACCTAGCGAGATTATGCTTAATCGTTCTACCGCATTCCCGCTAAACATATTAAACAACCCTAACGCATTGCTTTGGTTGGTATCAAAAAAATCCTTGATAACAACCAAATCAACCCCGGGAATAGTGATATATGCCAACACCCTATATGCAAAAAGAAATGCCAAAGTGATTAAAATCTTGTTAATGATTGTTTTATTCATCGCTTCTTACTCTTTTTTACCTTTCACTCTTTGCAAACTTATATGAATGATAACCTTTAATCGTCTTTTTGGCTAGATTTTGATTTGGTATGTTTAGCATTGCTACCACTTAGCGAGATTCTATCATCTTTTATTTTGCTAGAGAGCGATTGCGCTCCCTTGCCGATAAGTTTGACTAAAATCTGCTTTTTTGACTTTTTTATTACTTCTTTTGTGTTTTTGCTCACAGTTTCCTTTTTTTGCGTTTTTTTTGAGATTTTAGCAGTGCCTTTAGAGTCAGCAATATCCAAACCACGAGCAAATGTAGGAAGTTTATGCACAGAATGGATAGATTCTATACTGATTTGTGATAATTCAGCGACTTGCTTGATTTTGTCGACATTTATTGTGTATGGCTTTTGCACCCGACTCGCAAAGCCCACTTTTGGCAATCGTCTTTGCAATGGTTGTTGCCCCCCCTCAAATCCCCTCTTTGTCTTATAGCCTGTTCGCGCAGTTTGTCCTTTACCCCCTCTAGTAGAAGTCTTACCCATTCCACTACCCTGTCCGCGCCCTACTCGCTTAATATCCTTAGTGCTACCGCTAGCAGGTTTAATTAGATGTAGAGAAGCCATTTTTTCTCCTTATGGATTTGATTTTTATGCTTTGATTTTTGAAAGAGCATCAAAAGTCGCCCTAACGACATTGTAAGGATTGCTAGAACCTAACGACTTAGTAAGAATATCTTTTATCCCAGCCAACTCTATCACAGGTCTAGCAGAACCACCAGCAATAACGCCCGTTCCCTCACTCGCAGGCTTTAGTAAAATTCTACTAGCATTGTATTTGTATTCTATATCGTGAGCGATAGTTGTGCCTTTGACATTGACTTTGATGATATTTTTAAACGCATCATCAATGGCTTTTTTTATCGCATCGGGCACTTCTTTTGCCTTGCCAAGTCCAAAGCCCACAAGCCCATTGCGATTGCCTACTACTACAAGCGCGTTAAATCGTAAGCGTCTGCCACCTTTTACGACTTTGGTTACACGCCCAATATTTACAACAACCTCGCTAAATTCTTCTCTATTGATTTCCATTTCGTTTCCCTTTTATCATAGCTTATAGCGTGATGCCATTTTCTCGCAAAGATTCTGCAAATTCTTTGACAACGCCGTGAAATAAATAGCCATTGCGGTCAAACACTGCACTGCTAACACTTTTTTTTTGCAAATCTTTAGCAAAAATACCGCCAATTTGTTTGGCATTTTCTTTATTGTTGCCAAGCTTTAATTTTCTGCCATCAACGCTTGCGATAGTCATACCTACCGTATCATCAATAGCTTGGGCATACAGATATTTATTGGAGCGAAAAATAGTGATTCTAGGGCAAGACTTCGTGCCTGAAATTTTACCACGAATACGAGCTTTTCGCTTAAGTCGTAGTGTCTTTTTTAGTTCTAAAATCTTTGATGTCATTTTGCTATCCTTTTACCTAATTTTATATCTGTCATTTTTGTATTGTGATTCTACTATTTTTTAGCAGTTTTGCCCGCTTTACGGATAATAGTTTCATCAATATACTTAATCCCTTTGCCCTTGTATGGCTCTGGCGGGCGAAATTCGCGAATTTCTGCAGCTATCTGTCCGATTTGCTGTTTGTCGCTACCTTTGATGATGAGCTGATTTTTATCCACACTCATTTCCACACCATCAGGAATAGGATACTTTATGGGGTGAGAAAAACCAAGAGCAAGTTCCAATGTTTTACCAGCCACAGAAGCCTTGTATCCCACACCATTTATCTCTAGCGTCTTGCTAAAACCACTTGTAAGCCCTAGCACAATATTGTTTGCCAAAGCCCTATAAGTGCCCCAAAACGCCCGAGACTGTGGAGTAGAATCCACCGCGCTAAAAGTCAGCTCTTTGTTTTGCAAATCAATTTTTACTCGCCCGTGAGTCTCTAGCTCTTTACTTGCTTTTGCGCCTTTAAATACAATCCTACTCCCTTCTACACTTGCTTGAATAGAATCTGGGATAGATATAGGTCGCTTTCCAACTCTTGACATAATCGTTCTCCTTATGCTAACTATAACTTTATCAAAATTACCAAATGCTACAAAGTGCCTCACCACCAACATTTTGTCGATGAGCCTCATCATTTGAAATCACACCTTTACTCGTGCTAACCACAATCACACCATAGCCATTTTTAAATCGCTTTAATTCATTATGTCCTTTGTATACACGGCGTCCGGGCTTGCTTATGCGCTTAATTTCATTTATTACAGACTTGCCTCGCTCATCATAAGCAAGCTGGACAAGGATAGACTGCTTTCCGTCTTTATCGTTTATGCTATACCCCTTGACAAATCCTCTTGATTTAAACACCTCAAGTATAGAAACGACAATCTTTGCATAGTATAGTGTTGTGGATTCTAGTCGCCTCATTGATGCGTTGCGTATTCTTGTTATAGAGTCTGCAATAATATCATTTACCATTTTTACACTCCTTACCAGCTAGATTTTCGCAATCCGGGAATCAACCCCTCATTGCCCATCTTTCGCAAGCACACCCTGCAAAGCCCAAAATCCCTATATACAGAGTGAGGTCGCCCACATACTTTGCATCGTGTATAAGCCCTCACACCAAACTTAGCCTTTCGTTTTGTTTTTGCAATCATTGATTTTTTTGCCATTTTACCGTCCTTTTGAGAAAGGCATACCAAATAGCTCTAGTAGCTTGTATGCCTCTTTGTCATCTTGTGTTGAAGTGATTATGTTGATATTCATACCGTGCGTTACCATAATATCATCATAAACAACTTCAGGAAACATAAGCTGTTCATTTAGTCCGAAGCTATAATTTCCACGCCCATCAAAGCCATTTCTTGGCACACCTCTAAAGTCTTTCACGCGTGGCAAAGAAATCACAATGAGTTTTTCTAGAAAATTATACATTTGATTCCCGCGAAGTGTTACTTTCACACCCACAGGCATACCTTCTCTTGTCTTAAAGCTAGAAACGGATTTTTTTGCCTTGGTAATAATCGCTTTTTGTCCAGCTATGATTGAGATAGTATCCGCAATGTTTTGCATAATCTTGGAATCTTTTGAGTAATCCCCTGCACCAACACTGATGACAATTTTCTC
This genomic stretch from Helicobacter macacae MIT 99-5501 harbors:
- the rpmJ gene encoding 50S ribosomal protein L36, which gives rise to MKVRPSVKKMCDKCKIIKRKGVVRVICSTPKHKQRQG
- the infA gene encoding translation initiation factor IF-1, producing the protein MAKDDVIEVDGKVIEALPNATFRVQLDNGHIVLCHIAGKMRMHYIKILPGDTVKIELTPYSLDKGRITYRYK
- the map gene encoding type I methionyl aminopeptidase — protein: MAIIIRSKKEIDSIAKSSAIVASALDFASKNAKAGVSLKELDSMVENHILQSGGKPAFKGLYGFPNATCLSLNEVIIHGIPTNYKLKEGDILGIDLGVECDGWYGDGAVSVGIGKISKKDEELIACAKDTLYGAIDFIKVGLHFKELSSFLEEAIHSKGFVPLKGFCGHGIGRKPHDEPEIPNYLESPNPKQGPKIKEGMVFCIEPMIAQKDGEPVILEDKWSVVAKDRLNGSHYEHTIAIQSGKARILTTA
- the secY gene encoding preprotein translocase subunit SecY; this encodes MNKTIINKILITLAFLFAYRVLAYITIPGVDLVVIKDFFDTNQSNALGLFNMFSGNAVERLSIISLGIMPYITASIVMELLAATFPALGKMKKERDGMQKYMQIIRYVTIFITVVQAISVSFGLRSIGGGSNGAILINMSEFLVISVFCMLTGTMLLMWIGEQITQRGVGNGISLIIFGGIVSGIPSAVAATFKLVNTGEINILSLIFIAVIIIATICCIVYIELAERRIPISYARKVIMQNQNKRIMNYIPIKLNLSGVIPPIFASAILVFPSTILQASSNQYLQAISDFLNPNQYFYNILMFVLVVFFAYFYSSIVFNAKDIADNLKRQGGYIPGMRPGEGTSSFLNSVANNLTLWGSLYLALVSTLPWILVKLLGVPFYFGGTAVLIVVQVAIDTMRKIEAQIYMNKYKTLSAVGF
- the rplO gene encoding 50S ribosomal protein L15 produces the protein MASLHLIKPASGSTKDIKRVGRGQGSGMGKTSTRGGKGQTARTGYKTKRGFEGGQQPLQRRLPKVGFASRVQKPYTINVDKIKQVAELSQISIESIHSVHKLPTFARGLDIADSKGTAKISKKTQKKETVSKNTKEVIKKSKKQILVKLIGKGAQSLSSKIKDDRISLSGSNAKHTKSKSSQKDD
- the rpsE gene encoding 30S ribosomal protein S5; translation: MEINREEFSEVVVNIGRVTKVVKGGRRLRFNALVVVGNRNGLVGFGLGKAKEVPDAIKKAIDDAFKNIIKVNVKGTTIAHDIEYKYNASRILLKPASEGTGVIAGGSARPVIELAGIKDILTKSLGSSNPYNVVRATFDALSKIKA
- the rplR gene encoding 50S ribosomal protein L18, with protein sequence MTSKILELKKTLRLKRKARIRGKISGTKSCPRITIFRSNKYLYAQAIDDTVGMTIASVDGRKLKLGNNKENAKQIGGIFAKDLQKKSVSSAVFDRNGYLFHGVVKEFAESLRENGITL
- the rplF gene encoding 50S ribosomal protein L6 — protein: MSRVGKRPISIPDSIQASVEGSRIVFKGAKASKELETHGRVKIDLQNKELTFSAVDSTPQSRAFWGTYRALANNIVLGLTSGFSKTLEINGVGYKASVAGKTLELALGFSHPIKYPIPDGVEMSVDKNQLIIKGSDKQQIGQIAAEIREFRPPEPYKGKGIKYIDETIIRKAGKTAKK
- the rpsH gene encoding 30S ribosomal protein S8 → MVNDIIADSITRIRNASMRRLESTTLYYAKIVVSILEVFKSRGFVKGYSINDKDGKQSILVQLAYDERGKSVINEIKRISKPGRRVYKGHNELKRFKNGYGVIVVSTSKGVISNDEAHRQNVGGEALCSIW
- a CDS encoding type Z 30S ribosomal protein S14; this encodes MAKKSMIAKTKRKAKFGVRAYTRCKVCGRPHSVYRDFGLCRVCLRKMGNEGLIPGLRKSSW
- the rplE gene encoding 50S ribosomal protein L5; this encodes MFALKTKYNQEIKEQLKKELDITNPMLLPKLEKIVISVGAGDYSKDSKIMQNIADTISIIAGQKAIITKAKKSVSSFKTREGMPVGVKVTLRGNQMYNFLEKLIVISLPRVKDFRGVPRNGFDGRGNYSFGLNEQLMFPEVVYDDIMVTHGMNINIITSTQDDKEAYKLLELFGMPFSKGR